The segment TTTGCCCTTTCACGAATTTCGTTTTTGGCGCCGTTTCCTGCGTTTGCGTCCTTTGTGGCGCAGTGTATGAGCCACAAAAACATCGGCGCACCCAAAAATGCGCAGATTGCACCCGCAGGAAGCGAAATTTGGGTTAAATTTTGTAGTATTATGAGCCCTGCGTCGCAAATTCCAAGTATCAAAGCCCCCAAAATGGCGCAAAAAAGGGCTTTTTTGACAAACGAGCTAAATTTCAGCTGATTTGCGAGATAACTCGCCCCAAGTCCCACAAATGCGATAATCCCGCAATGCGCCACCGCCACAGCGGTAAAATACGCACCCAGCACAAAGCCTATAATTCGCACCAAAACGACATTTAGCCCAAGCGATTTTGCCGTGCTATCGCCAAGCCCAAAGAGCCAAAACGAACGCGCAAAAGCAAGAGTTACAAGCAGGGCTGGAAGCGATAAAATCGCCATTGTGCGCAGGTTTGCGTAGCCGTTTTGGGCTAAATCGCCACTTAGCCAAACCGTGATAAAATAACTCTCATCTTTGAAAAAAATCAAAAGTAGCGCGCTTAGTGCGCCAAAGACTAGCCCTATGATTAGACCGCACAGCGTCGCGCTAAATGCGCTAAACTCGCGCGTATTTGTGAGCGCAAACAAAAGCCCAAGTCCGATGAGTGCGCCCACAAACGCACTTAGCGTGGTGCCAAGAGCAGGCGCGAACAGCCCCAAAAACAGCACCCCAAAGGCACTTGACGCGCTTACGCCACTGGTGCTATCACTCGCTAATGGATTGTGCGTAATAGCGCAGAGCAAAAGCGATGAAAGCGAAAGTAGCGCACCGCAAAGAAGAGCCGTCAAAATGCGTGGCAGGGTGGAATTTAGCACCACAAGGGTGCGAATTTCGCCCAAATTCGCGTGTGCGCCAAGAAGCGAAATGGCGCAGAGTATCGCAAAAATGAGCGTTAAGATTGGCAGAGTTTTATTCATTTGCGCTCTTTTGCGAAATTTTAGAATTTGCAGAATTTGATAAATTTGCCAAATTTGGCGAAATTTTGGAATTCGCCGAATTTGCATCATTTTTCAAAATTTCACTCAGCAAATTTGCAAATTTTTGCATACTTGGCCACGCACCAGCGCTCCACACAGCCTCTATTTGCGCGCGATTTTGCAAAATTTGCAAATTTTTATAAATCCCATTTGAGGCGATTTGCGAGTTTATATCAACTCTGTTTGGCTCGATTATTACGAGCTTTGCGCCCTGCTCCACTTCATAAAGTGCGCTTACATGGGCACTCGCGATACCCCAGAGATTATATGATAAATTACTTGGAGCCAAATTTGTAATCCCAAGTTTAGCCAAAACCACGCCATACAGGCTGTTTGCGCCATAAATCCTAATGTGAGCCGCGTCGATAAACTGCACGACTAAAACAGGCGTGGTGAAATTTTCTAGCTCTTTTTTCATTTTTTCGAAAAATTCGTTGTTTTTGGCAAGTAAAATTTTCGCCCTCTCTTCGCAATCCAAAATTTTCGCCACTTCCAAAACAGCCGCGTTTAGGTTGTCTTCCAAATTTCCGTCTTTATAAACATCGATAATGCGGGTTTTGGCGTATTTTGAAATGGTTTTTTCGTGCCCCGCAAAAAACGATGGCAAAAGCACAAAATCAGGCTTCAAAGCTATTATCATCTCCAAACTCGGCTGGTTTCTAAGCCCCAAATCTAGGGTATTTGCACCACTACCTAGCCCACCACCCCAGAGCATAAAACTCTGCTTTTCTGCCATCGCGATTGGATCAACTTCTAAAAACTCCAAAATCTCCGCCACACCCCAATCTAGCGTGATTATACGCGGTTTTTCGCCCCCAAATACTGCGCCGCAAAAAATCAGCAAAAATATAACCACTCTCATCAAAACATCGCCGTTAATAAATTTGTCTTTGGGTGCGCGATTATATGGGCATTTACGCCATAAATTTCTTTGATTTTTTCTGCGCTCATAGCCTCGCTAGATGGGCAGTTTAGTATCAGCTCGCCGCCTTTTAGTGCGATGATTTTATCGCAGTGCGAACAGGCTAAATTTATGTCGTGAATCACGATGATGACGCATTTGCCAAGCTCTTTTGCCATTTTTTTGATTAGCGCCATGACGCTTAGCTGGTGGGCAATATCTAGGGGCGCTAATGGCTCGTCAAGTAGCAAAAAATCGCTTTCTTGCGCGAGTAGCATGGCTAGGAAAATGCGCGATTTCTCGCCACCGCTTAGTGTGGAGACGATCTGGTCTTTAAATTTGAGCGTATCTGTGATTTGTAGGCACTCGGTAGCGATTTTGGTGTCGTTTTCTTTGTCCGTAAAATACCTGCCCCCGTGCGCATATCTGCCCGCCATAACTAGCTCCAAGCCCGTCAAATTAGAAGCGTCTGGTAAAATTTGGGGCAAATAAGCAACACTTTTGGCAAATTCTTTTTTTGCGTAATCTTCGATTTTTTTGCCATTTAGCGAAATTTCGCCACTTTGATTTTTGATTTGTGCGGCTAAAAGCTTGATAAGCGTGGATTTGCCAGAGCCATTGTGCCCTATGAGAGCGTAAAATTCGCCCTTTGCAAACTCTAAATTTATATTATTTAAAATTTTTTTATTTTGTATTTGGTAATTCAAATTACTAGTTTTTAACACGATGATAATATCCATTATTAAAATAAAAGATAGATATTATCAAAAATTTAATAAATTTAAACTAAATATTTAACAATTATTATCAAAAGCCATATCAATTTAAAAATTTTAAAAATGATAAAGTATAGCAAAACCTGCCCTACTCTACTCCCATAGACTAGGCTCCTGCGGGTCTGTATAGCTAAATAAAATTTGATATGGCTGGTAGTCGAATTTGTATTTTAGGCTCGGACACTCACGCACTGCATACCCCAAATATATCCAGCGCAGATTAAATTTTTTCGCAATCTCAATCTGCTTTAAAAGCGAAAATTTCCCAAGGCTAAGATCGCTTCTGTATGGGTCGTAATAGCAATAAATCGAGCTTATCCCATCTTCGACAATGTCGATCAAATCGACGCAAATCAGCCTGTCAAACTCATCGTAATACGAAATTTCCTTGCCGAAATTTCCATATCCCTCCACATAAATTTCATAGTATTTCTCAGGCGTGATATTTTGGCGTGGCCAGCCCTTTTTTTCGCTCATATAGTTATGATAAATTTCGAAAAGCTCCAAATGCTCGCCGTCTAAAATCGGTGCTGAAAAGCCAAGAGTGGTTTTTTCGTTTTTTTTATAAACTCTGCGGTGCGATTTGGAAAATTTGAAATTTCTCGCATCTACTCTCAGGCTTTTACACTCATCGCAACCCGCACAAATGGGCTTTTGGAAGTAATTCCCAAAGCGTCTGTATCCGTGAGTGACTAAATTTGAATTATAAGAATACGAGGCATTTTTGACAAAAATGTATTCATTTCTAGCTGATTTTCCCTGCAAATACGGGCAGGGAAAATCGAGCGTGCAAAATGGAATTTCAAGCATTAAATTTTTCTAATATTTGCATTTTCGATATATTTCAAAAACTCATCTTTTAGCCGATTTTCGCGCGCACTCACACTCTCATCGCCTAAATCCTCATCTTTGAAAATATCTTTAAATTCATCGCGATTTGGGTTTGGTTTTGGCTTAGGTTTGGGCGGATTTTTCGCCTTTTCTTCTTTAATCATATCTTTTTTTATGCTATTTAGCGATTCTAAAAAATCCATTTTCGCTCCCTAAATTTCGGCTTCTCGCATAGCAGAAGCGATTGCAGCGACGACTTCGGTTTTTTTCGTATCGAAATCGTCCTTGGTATTTGCCAAAATTTTGTCCAAATTTTTCTCGACATAGCTCGTATCGAAAAATCCCAATCTAAACTCACGCGATTTGCTGATCGAGAGCAAAAATGGGATTATCGTGCGCACACCCTCTATGCGGAACTCCTTCAATGCCCTTTCTAGCTTATTTACCGCCAAGTCGTAATCTGTGGTTTTGATAATGAGTTTAGCTAAAAGCGAGTCATAAAATGGCGGAATTTTATAGCCTTTGTAAATATGACTATCCACGCGCACGCTAGGTCCCAAAGCTGGGTAATAATCCTCGACCTTGCCAGGTGCTGGGGTGAAATTTTTCCATACATTTTCGGCTGTAATTCTCGCCTCAATCGCGTAACCGCGCGGTTTGATATCGCTTTGTTCGAGCTCTAAAATTTCGCCATTTGCGATACGGATCTGGCGCACGACGATATCCACGCCAGTGATTTCCTCGGTGATTCCGTGCTCGACTTGAATTCTGGTATTCATCTCCATAAAATAGAAATTGTTGTAATCATCGAGCAAAAACTCCACAGTGCCGACATTTGAGTAATTCACAGCCTTAGCTGCGGCTACTGCGGTGATACCCATGGTCTTGCGCAAATGCTCGCTAATCGACGGGCACGGGGCGATTTCGATGATTTTTTGGTGACGGCGTTGGATTGAGCAATCGCGCTCGCAAAGGTGGATAATGTTGCCGTAATTATCGCCGATGATTTGAAACTCGATATGGCGCGGATTGACGACGAGTTTTTCCATAAAAACTTCATCGTTGTTAAAATACGCCTTCGCCTCTCTGGTGCAGGATTCAAACGCCGCTTCCATATCCTCTTCGCTCCAAACTTCGCGGATTCCACGCCCTCCACCGCCGCCGCTTGATTTCAAAATCACCGGATAACCGATTTTGCGGGCGTATTCTTTGATAGTCTCCATTGATTCGTTGTTTAATTTTTCGGTGCCTGGCACGATAGGAATACCATTTTTACGCATTAAATAGCGAGCGATGTTTTTATTACCCATTTTGCGGATAACTTCTGGTTTTGGACCGATAAAGATAATCCCCGCATCCTCGACCTCTTTTGCGAAATCATAATTCTCACTCAAAAATCCATATCCAGGGTGGATAGCGTCCGCACCGCTTGCTTTGGCTATTTCTACGATTTTTTTGGCGTCCAAATACCCAGTAAGTGGTTCTGTACCGACCTCATAGGCCTCATCAGCAATTTTAACATGCAAGCAGTCTCTGTCAGGCTCGGTGTAAATCGCTATACTTTTTATGTGCAAATCTCTACATGCTCTAATAACCCTAACCGCGATTTCACCGCGATTTGCTATGAGAATTTTGTGTATCATACTAAAACACCTTTTTGTAAAAATAATATTGCGTATGATAGTATAAAAAATGTTATATCAAGTTGAAATTTAGGGGAAAAAGTCAAAATTTTAAAGGATTTTAGTGGTGCCCAGAGCCGGAATCGAACCGGCACGGAGTTGCCTCCGCCAGATTTTGAGTCTGGTGCGTCTACCAATTTCACCACCTGGGCTTGAATTAAAAATCGAGATTATACAAAAATTTGATTAAAATAAAATTAAGCCCCAAAAATTTTGGGGCTTAAAGAGTTAAGAAAAATTATTTTTTCTTTTTAGCTTTTGAAGCAGCAACAGCCTCTTTAAGTTGTTTGCCAACTTTAAATTTAACTACTTTTGTAGCAGGTGATTTGTAAGTTTTGTTTGTGCCAGGAACTTTGCCTTCACGAGCAGCACGCTCAGCAATGCTAAAAGAACCAAAGCCAATGAAACTAATCTCATCGCCTTTAACTAATAGCTCTTTAATTGTTTCAAGAGCTTTATCTACTACTGCTGTAGTATCTTTTTTGCTTTGTCCTGCTTTTTCAGCAACAATACTGATAAAATCAGCTTTTTTCATAGAGTATCCTTTGTGATAAAGTGTAACGGCGACCATTTTACAATACTTTGATAAAAATTTCAATAGAATTTTGCGAATTTTTCGCCAAATTTGGCAAAATTTCACGAAATTTGGCAAAATTTTGCCTATTTTCACACTATTTGAAAAATAAATTTTTTCATTTTTTCCCAAATTTACACAAATTTAGGCGCTAAAATTTTTTATAATCTTAAATTTGATATAATGCGCCCAAAATTTTAAATTTAAGGTAAAAATATGACAAAAATTTTGATGATAGAAGATGATTTGGAGTTGGCTGAAATTTTAAGCGAATACTTAGAACAATACGAAATCGACATTACCGTCGCAGATGACCCATTTATCGGACTTTCGAAGCTTAAATTAGAAAATTTCAACCTTGTGATTTTAGACCTAACGCTTCCTGGTATGGACGGGCTTGAAGTCTGCAAAGAAATCCGCAAAACCTCGAATTTACCTATTATCATTTCTAGTGCGCGCCACGATTTGACCGATAAAATCAACGCCTTTGATTTCGGCGCAGATGATTATCTACCAAAACCATACAACCCCCAAGAGCTTCTAGCCCGCATTAAACGCCATGTCGAGCGCTACAACACAGGCTCGATCAAACAAAGTGGCGAAAAAACCAACAAAGACATCGTAGTAGATGATTTTTCGCACATTATCACCTTCAAAGGGCAGCCTTTATCGCTGACAGTCGCTGAATATGATGTCCTCTCATATCTAGTCAAAAAAGAAGGCGGAGCAATCACGCGCGAAGAGCTCATTTACAACAGCTCCTCAATCAGCGAAGAATCTTCGCCAAAAAGCATAGATGTCATCGTCGGTCGTATCAGAGTCAAGCTTGGCGAAACCTCCAAGACACCGCAATATATCCACGCAATCAGGGGCGTGGGATACAAGCTCGTGCAATAAATTTTGAAATTTAAATATGAAATTTAGATCTTCGATTTTTTATACCATTACATTTATTTTCGCGCTTGCGACGATTGGCGTATCGCTCGCACTCATTTGGCTCATCGGATATGATAAACAAAACTACACCAGAGAGCTAAACACAAAATACTCCATAGTCGCGCGCTCGCACCTATACCAGATGAGTAGGCTCATCTCGCAAAACGAATTCCAAAGACAAATCGCAAATTTCGAATTTTCTAGCATTAATGACGAAAATTTTATAAAGCAACTAAACGAAAATGGCGAAATTTTAGATAGTATTTCGGCTGACATCGGCTCGGCTGATATTATAATGTATAACCGCAAACACTACCTCAAAATCACTCACGCAAACGAGGTTAGAATTTTAAACGACAAAGAATACCAACCATATCGCTACGATATTTTTAGGGCGATTTATGGCGGAATTTTGGTGATTATTTTGCTCGCATACATTTTTATTATACGCAAAATCAAACCACTTCGCAAGCTAAAACGCCAAATCGATAAATTTGCCACAGGCGATCTAAATATCGCAAATGTCGCCACAGGCACAGACGAAATCTCCGAGGTTTCGCGCGCGTTTTACGGCGCAGTTACGCAGATCAACAAACTAAACGAATCGCGCCACCTATTTTTGCGAAACATCATGCACGAGCTAAAAACGCCCATTACCAAAGGTCGCATAACCGTCGAAATGATCGAAAAAAACAAATATCAAGAGCGCTTGTTATCGGTATTTGAAAGGCTAGAAGATTTGATTAACGAATTTGCCGCAGTCGAAAGGGCGACTTCTGGGATTCCGCTTGGAGAGCGTGGAATTTACTCAGCCAAAGAAATCATAAACGAAGCCCTAAAAATCGCAATGATAGGCGAAAATTTAGTAACCATAAATGCGCCAGAGGATTTGAAATTTAATGTAGATTTGAAGCTGTTTTCAATCGCTGTGAAAAATCTAATCGACAACGCAATCAAATACTCCACCGACCGCCATGTCATCATAAATGTCGGAGCGACCTTTGATTTTATCAGCAATTCGCCAGAGTTAGAGCAGGATTTCGAGCATTACAAAGAGGCATTTTCCAAGGGCTCAAACGCCAAACAAAGCTTCGGTCTTGGGCTATACATCGTCGATAATATCGCCAAATCGCATGGTTTAGCCTTTAAATACCGCAGAGAAAATGAGACAAATATCTTTTATTTTGATAATATGAGTGAAATTTTACTCTAAATTTTAAGGCGATTTGATATATGATTGCAAAATTTTTTAAAAAGTGAGTTTATGCGAAATTTAATATTTTTACTAGCATTTTTCGGTGTTTGTTTGTGTGCAGAGAGCTTCATCACAGATGAAGAATACGGAGCCATGCTCTATCAAAACCCCCGTGGAATCGGCTGTGATAAGTGCCACGGCGAGCGTGGCGAGGGACAGCTCATCGCAAAATACGAGGAATTTAACCGCTCAAACGAAACCTACTATGAAAAATCCCTTTTTGCACCCAAAATCAACACCCTTTCACTGCAAGAATTAGCCGACGGAATCGGCGCTAGCAAGGACATTATGCCAAGCTATTTTCTTACAAAAGATGAAATTATCATTATTTACAAATATTTAAAAGCCAAAAATCAAACCCAAAAAAAGGACGAAAATGACAAACAAAACTGAATTTGCAAAGGCTATGAAATTTATCCCAGGTGGCGTTGATTCGCCTGTTCGCGCATTTGGAAGCGTAGGTGGCGAGCCATTTATGGTAAAAAAGGGCAAAGGCGCATATATCTACGATGTCGAGGGCAGAAAATACCTTGATTTCGTGCAAAGTTGGGGTCCGCTAATTTTCGGACATGCCGATAAAGATATCCAAAAAGCGGTTTGCGATGCAGCGAAATTTGGACTAAGTTTTGGCGCACCAAGCCCGCTAGAAACGAAACTTGCTAAGCTTGTTTTAGATAAATTTCCATTTTTGGATAAAATTCGCTTCACTAGCAGTGGCACAGAGGCCACAATGAGTGCAATCCGCCTAGCGCGCGCTTACAGCGGAAAAGACGGCATAATAAAATTCGCTGGTTGCTACCACGGACACAGCGACTCGCTTTTGGTCAAGGCAGGTTCAGGGGCAACTACATTTGGGTATTCAAGCAGTGCTGGCGTGCCAGAAGATATCGCTAAAAACACATTTGTCGCTGTTTATAACGATATCCAAAGCGTCAAAGCGATTGTCAAAGCCAATGATATCGGCACCATAATCATCGAACCAATCGCTGGAAATATGGGCTTGGTGCCTGCAAAAGCCGAATTTTTAAGCGAACTTCGCAAAATTTGCGACGAGAAAAAAATCGTGCTAATCATGGACGAGGTAATGAGCGGATTTCGCGCTAGTGCGCGCGGAAGCTACGATGTGTATGGCATAGAGGGCGATATCGTAACCTTTGGCAAGGTAATCGGTGGGGGTATGAGCGTGGCAGCCTTTGCCGGAAAGTCTGAAATCATGGATCTAATCAGTCCTCTTGGCGGTGTTTATCAAGCAGGCACGCTAAGCGGAAACCCAGTGGCAATGGCGGCTGGAATTGCGAGTTTGAGTAAAATTTATGCTAAGAAAAATTTATACAAAGATTTAAATTCACTCGCCAAACGCTTTATAAACGGCCTTAGCAAAGCCGCCAAAAAGCATGGTATCGCGCTTCAAACGGCTTGTGTGGGAAGTATGTTTGGGTATTTTTTCAACGAAAATGAGGTGAATAACTACGATGACGCGCTCAAATCCGACACTAAGCGTTTTGCGAAATTTCACCGCGAAATGATAAAACGGGGCGTATTTTTGGCGCCAAGTCAGTTCGAAACTGGCTTTATTTGCGAGGCAATGAGCAAAAAAGATATAGATTTTGCCATAAAAATGGCAGATGAAGCAATGGCAAATTTGTAAATTTTGAAATTTAAGGCGAGATTATGAAATACACAAAAAACCTGCACAAGGTCGTCCCGATCGCATACGATGTGAGCCTTGGGATTTCGATAGTCGTCGCAATCGCCATTGGCGTGGGACTTGGGCTATGGCTCAAATCCCTAACCGGCTCGTTAATCGTTTTTTGGGTTTGCGTGTGCTTTGGTATAGCTGCGGCGTTTTTAAATGTCTATAAGGCGTTTAAGGGGCTAAACGAAAGTCTCAAAGAGCTCGAAGACGATCCCAAATACAAGGCCGCAAAAGAGAATTTCGACGATGATGATTGGGACGAAAAAGAGTGAAAAAAGAAATTTTAAAAATCTACTTGATTTTTGATTTTCTAGTCCTTGCGCTTGGGGGTTTGCTTTGCGCTTTTGGGGCGAAATTTGCCCCATTTTTCGCTAGTTCGCAACTCGGATTTTTCTGCTCGCTTGCGGTTGTGTTTTTTTCGCACAGAGCCTACGCACTGCGCCTCGAAGATGAAATTCGCTCTGGCAAATATGACAAAATCGCTAATGATGAATTTGATGATGAAAATTTAGCCGAGCCCAAAAAAAGCGCGGTCAAATCAAATTTTACCACCGCGTTTTTTTCACCATTTAAAATTTTATCTTACGCTGCGCTAATTTTTGGAATTTGGCTTTTGGCTAAATTTGGACTTTTAAACCCGCTTGCACTAATGCTTGGCGTAAGCGTAATCCCACTAGGCACGCTCGTTTTTGCATTTTGTAATAAAGAGTGAATTTTACTCTACAATTGCAAAGAAATGCGAAGCATTTCAGTAAAATAAACCCAGCTAAATTTAGAAAAACGAAGTTTTTCTAAATTTAGCCACTTCTAAGGTTTTACAGGGGTGGGGGTTGGTAAGGGGGAGGGTAGCGTCTCCTAAAAAGCGCGCCCTCCCCCTTACAGAGAATTTCACGGCGCAGGTTAAATTCAAAAAATCGTTCAATGCTAAATTTAGTTTGAAATTTGAATTTAAATTTTCTGGATTGCTTCGCTTTCTGCGAAAGCTCGCAATGACAAACCTAGCGTAAATTTTGCCTAATCTGTCATTGCAAGATTTACGAAGTAAATCGAAGCAATCTACGAATTTAAAATTCCCGCCGCTAAATTTGCAAAATTACTGACCCGAAATTTTAAAAAACAAAAACAATCAAAACTACACAAATTTGGCTAAAAATATAAAGAATTATTAATTCAAATTTCGCTAAAATGATGAGTTTTGAAAAGGAATTTTATGGATTACAACACGCTAAAAAAAATATTTTTTAAATTTCAGCCAGAAACTGCACACCATATCGCAGAATTGGGGCTTCGCACACTAAGTGTAGTTCCGTTTGGACTGGAAATTTTAGCCAAAAATACAACCTTTAAAGATGAAATTCTAAATCAAAAAATCTGGGGGTTAAATTTCGAAAATCCGCTTGGAATCGCCGGTGGATTTGACAAAAACGCAACCATGCTAGCCCCACTTTACGCCCTTGGATTCGGGCATGCTGAGTTTGGGACATTTACACCAAAACCCCAACCTGGCAACGCCAAACCGCGCCTTTTCCGCCTAGTCGAAGAGGAAAGTATCCAAAACGCAATGGGCTTTAACAACGAGGGTGCCGAGGCTATCGCAAATCGCGTGCGCAAAATTTACCCAGCCAAATTTCCGCTTGTCGCAAACATTGGCAAAAACAAAATCACGCCAAACGAAAACGCTCTAAGCGATTATGAAATTTTAACTCGCAAATTTGAGGGTCTTTGCGATATTTTTGAAATCAACATTAGCTCGCCAAATACGCCAAATTTGCGCGCTTTGCAAGACGAAAGTTTCATAAAAGAAATTTTATCTATGATGAGAGGCATTACCAAAAAACCAATAATTTTAAAAATCGCCCCCGATATGAGCGCGCAAAAGGCCGTGTCGCTATGCTCGTGCGCCATAGA is part of the Campylobacter sp. VBCF_01 NA2 genome and harbors:
- a CDS encoding iron ABC transporter permease — its product is MNKTLPILTLIFAILCAISLLGAHANLGEIRTLVVLNSTLPRILTALLCGALLSLSSLLLCAITHNPLASDSTSGVSASSAFGVLFLGLFAPALGTTLSAFVGALIGLGLLFALTNTREFSAFSATLCGLIIGLVFGALSALLLIFFKDESYFITVWLSGDLAQNGYANLRTMAILSLPALLVTLAFARSFWLFGLGDSTAKSLGLNVVLVRIIGFVLGAYFTAVAVAHCGIIAFVGLGASYLANQLKFSSFVKKALFCAILGALILGICDAGLIILQNLTQISLPAGAICAFLGAPMFLWLIHCATKDANAGNGAKNEIRERAKYLNLPLLGGILAVFVVFCLFYGEFSREIFALRINRVFTALFCGGILAVCGYILQSLTRNDMASPELLGISSGVSLGVLASMFFAPALGFVFGVFGALVVLGFILAINARSGMSPMRVILSAIAVSAFVSAVEKILLFSGDSRIYDFISYSAGSTYSTSFSQVLLLAMLCVISFGVVMRFQREITILSLGDVCASSVGVDIFKFKTILFVFCAVLSAFSALCVGPVSFVGLIAPHLAKFLGFRKTGAGLMASALIGALIMSVADFLGRNLIFPYEIPCGVVATIIGSLYFLWIARKI
- a CDS encoding ABC transporter substrate-binding protein translates to MRVVIFLLIFCGAVFGGEKPRIITLDWGVAEILEFLEVDPIAMAEKQSFMLWGGGLGSGANTLDLGLRNQPSLEMIIALKPDFVLLPSFFAGHEKTISKYAKTRIIDVYKDGNLEDNLNAAVLEVAKILDCEERAKILLAKNNEFFEKMKKELENFTTPVLVVQFIDAAHIRIYGANSLYGVVLAKLGITNLAPSNLSYNLWGIASAHVSALYEVEQGAKLVIIEPNRVDINSQIASNGIYKNLQILQNRAQIEAVWSAGAWPSMQKFANLLSEILKNDANSANSKISPNLANLSNSANSKISQKSANE
- a CDS encoding ABC transporter ATP-binding protein: MLKTSNLNYQIQNKKILNNINLEFAKGEFYALIGHNGSGKSTLIKLLAAQIKNQSGEISLNGKKIEDYAKKEFAKSVAYLPQILPDASNLTGLELVMAGRYAHGGRYFTDKENDTKIATECLQITDTLKFKDQIVSTLSGGEKSRIFLAMLLAQESDFLLLDEPLAPLDIAHQLSVMALIKKMAKELGKCVIIVIHDINLACSHCDKIIALKGGELILNCPSSEAMSAEKIKEIYGVNAHIIAHPKTNLLTAMF
- a CDS encoding arginyltransferase, translated to MLEIPFCTLDFPCPYLQGKSARNEYIFVKNASYSYNSNLVTHGYRRFGNYFQKPICAGCDECKSLRVDARNFKFSKSHRRVYKKNEKTTLGFSAPILDGEHLELFEIYHNYMSEKKGWPRQNITPEKYYEIYVEGYGNFGKEISYYDEFDRLICVDLIDIVEDGISSIYCYYDPYRSDLSLGKFSLLKQIEIAKKFNLRWIYLGYAVRECPSLKYKFDYQPYQILFSYTDPQEPSLWE
- a CDS encoding acetyl-CoA carboxylase subunit A: MIHKILIANRGEIAVRVIRACRDLHIKSIAIYTEPDRDCLHVKIADEAYEVGTEPLTGYLDAKKIVEIAKASGADAIHPGYGFLSENYDFAKEVEDAGIIFIGPKPEVIRKMGNKNIARYLMRKNGIPIVPGTEKLNNESMETIKEYARKIGYPVILKSSGGGGGRGIREVWSEEDMEAAFESCTREAKAYFNNDEVFMEKLVVNPRHIEFQIIGDNYGNIIHLCERDCSIQRRHQKIIEIAPCPSISEHLRKTMGITAVAAAKAVNYSNVGTVEFLLDDYNNFYFMEMNTRIQVEHGITEEITGVDIVVRQIRIANGEILELEQSDIKPRGYAIEARITAENVWKNFTPAPGKVEDYYPALGPSVRVDSHIYKGYKIPPFYDSLLAKLIIKTTDYDLAVNKLERALKEFRIEGVRTIIPFLLSISKSREFRLGFFDTSYVEKNLDKILANTKDDFDTKKTEVVAAIASAMREAEI
- a CDS encoding HU family DNA-binding protein — protein: MKKADFISIVAEKAGQSKKDTTAVVDKALETIKELLVKGDEISFIGFGSFSIAERAAREGKVPGTNKTYKSPATKVVKFKVGKQLKEAVAASKAKKKK
- a CDS encoding response regulator transcription factor, whose translation is MTKILMIEDDLELAEILSEYLEQYEIDITVADDPFIGLSKLKLENFNLVILDLTLPGMDGLEVCKEIRKTSNLPIIISSARHDLTDKINAFDFGADDYLPKPYNPQELLARIKRHVERYNTGSIKQSGEKTNKDIVVDDFSHIITFKGQPLSLTVAEYDVLSYLVKKEGGAITREELIYNSSSISEESSPKSIDVIVGRIRVKLGETSKTPQYIHAIRGVGYKLVQ
- a CDS encoding ArsS family sensor histidine kinase, with amino-acid sequence MKFRSSIFYTITFIFALATIGVSLALIWLIGYDKQNYTRELNTKYSIVARSHLYQMSRLISQNEFQRQIANFEFSSINDENFIKQLNENGEILDSISADIGSADIIMYNRKHYLKITHANEVRILNDKEYQPYRYDIFRAIYGGILVIILLAYIFIIRKIKPLRKLKRQIDKFATGDLNIANVATGTDEISEVSRAFYGAVTQINKLNESRHLFLRNIMHELKTPITKGRITVEMIEKNKYQERLLSVFERLEDLINEFAAVERATSGIPLGERGIYSAKEIINEALKIAMIGENLVTINAPEDLKFNVDLKLFSIAVKNLIDNAIKYSTDRHVIINVGATFDFISNSPELEQDFEHYKEAFSKGSNAKQSFGLGLYIVDNIAKSHGLAFKYRRENETNIFYFDNMSEILL
- a CDS encoding c-type cytochrome; protein product: MRNLIFLLAFFGVCLCAESFITDEEYGAMLYQNPRGIGCDKCHGERGEGQLIAKYEEFNRSNETYYEKSLFAPKINTLSLQELADGIGASKDIMPSYFLTKDEIIIIYKYLKAKNQTQKKDENDKQN
- the hemL gene encoding glutamate-1-semialdehyde 2,1-aminomutase, translating into MTNKTEFAKAMKFIPGGVDSPVRAFGSVGGEPFMVKKGKGAYIYDVEGRKYLDFVQSWGPLIFGHADKDIQKAVCDAAKFGLSFGAPSPLETKLAKLVLDKFPFLDKIRFTSSGTEATMSAIRLARAYSGKDGIIKFAGCYHGHSDSLLVKAGSGATTFGYSSSAGVPEDIAKNTFVAVYNDIQSVKAIVKANDIGTIIIEPIAGNMGLVPAKAEFLSELRKICDEKKIVLIMDEVMSGFRASARGSYDVYGIEGDIVTFGKVIGGGMSVAAFAGKSEIMDLISPLGGVYQAGTLSGNPVAMAAGIASLSKIYAKKNLYKDLNSLAKRFINGLSKAAKKHGIALQTACVGSMFGYFFNENEVNNYDDALKSDTKRFAKFHREMIKRGVFLAPSQFETGFICEAMSKKDIDFAIKMADEAMANL
- a CDS encoding AtpZ/AtpI family protein, yielding MKYTKNLHKVVPIAYDVSLGISIVVAIAIGVGLGLWLKSLTGSLIVFWVCVCFGIAAAFLNVYKAFKGLNESLKELEDDPKYKAAKENFDDDDWDEKE
- a CDS encoding quinone-dependent dihydroorotate dehydrogenase; the encoded protein is MDYNTLKKIFFKFQPETAHHIAELGLRTLSVVPFGLEILAKNTTFKDEILNQKIWGLNFENPLGIAGGFDKNATMLAPLYALGFGHAEFGTFTPKPQPGNAKPRLFRLVEEESIQNAMGFNNEGAEAIANRVRKIYPAKFPLVANIGKNKITPNENALSDYEILTRKFEGLCDIFEINISSPNTPNLRALQDESFIKEILSMMRGITKKPIILKIAPDMSAQKAVSLCSCAIEAGADALLVNNTSIDYSLTPKARDFGGISGRLITQKSRELFRAVAKELFGKAVLISCGGIDSATEAYTRIKDGASLVQIFTSFIFKGPKIAYNINSELASLLRQDGLSNITEAIGLNLKK